The sequence ATTTAACCGCAAAAGTAACAAAAGACAATCTCAAAGCTATTATTAGATAATCAAAGTTCTCAAAAGAATAAAAAATCAAAGATTTTTAAAGGTTTTTGTGTTCTTTTTTCTTTGTACTCATTAACTTTAAATAGAAATATCTAAATCTTTTGTCTCTTTTGTGGTTAAATAAAAAGTTATCACAAGTTTATAATAGGAAATTATTTTTATCAAGTTAAATTTCTTTATTAATGAGAAAACCTCTGGATTGTAAATACTCATCAATTTCTATTTCAAATGGAAGTTCAAAACCATTATCTAAATCAAATATTCCGGCTGAATTGTCTGATGATTCTAAGAATCCAATCATTTTTGAACGGGTATTTTCTTTAGCGTTTTTCCAGCAGTTTTTAATGAAATCAATTTCCAATCCGTTTTGATTTTCCCAATAATTGGCAAAATCCAAATGATTTTCATCATTGAGATAGGCTGAATAATCGATGTTATTTTCATTCAAAACCGTTTTACACAATTCCTGAACGTCAAAATAGGAGTAGTCTTCCAAAGCATGATCTTTCAAATGCAATTCTGCAATCTGAGTGGTTTTATCCGGAGCGTAATATTCATAATTGGGCAAAGCAAATAAAAATGCCAAAGGATTGGCAGCGTAATAATACACACTGATCACTTCTATCTTTCTATCATCTTCTCTGAATTGATATTGCGAACTCAAAACATTCATTAAAAAATCTATTACTACCTTTTCTCTCGGTAGCAGGAAAGTAGTAATGAAGGCTTCATCAATTTTCGTTTCTATATAACCCATAATTTATTGTTGACTGTAAAATTAATAAAAAACCGTTCTGGAAATTAGAAGGGTTTATAATATTTTGGATAGCGTAGATCTATAATTTCTACTTTATAAGGCTGTTTAAACTAATTTGAAATTTAACCACAAAAGGAACAAAAGACAATCTCAAAGCTATTATTAGATAATCAAAGTTCTCAAAAGAATAAAAAATCAAAGATTTTTAAAGGTTTTTGTATGCTTTTTTCTTTGTACTCATTAACTTTAAATAGAAAATATCTAGATCTTTTGCCTCTTTTGTGGTTAAATAAAAAGTTTTATATTAAAAGTAACGGATTGCAAATCTGCGACAGCGGATACATTTTTATTCGTTTATTTAGCGGAAAGTGCTTCTTCGCTAATATCCGCAACCTGAATGCTTTTAATCGCTGATTTGGTTGAGGATGTTGTACTTCCACCCATGATGTATAATTTATTGTTATATATTTCCGCAGCAGCATGTCTTCTGGGAATCATATTGGATGATAACTTATGTAATTTATTGGTTTCTGTATCAAAATAGGCCAGAAAATTTTGATTGTTATAACCGCCTGCAATAAAGATCTTATTACCGGACACCGCTAATGAATGACCGGATATTGCAGCAGGCATCGTATGTTGTTCAGTCCAAAGATTTTTGTTGAGATCGTACACGTTCACCAGACGGGATGAAGTACCGTTAAAACCACCAATGACATAAAGCTTATCATTCACAATTTTGCCCCTTGCTTCTCTGGCTGTTGGCATATTCGGCAACGGATGCCATGTGTCTGAAGCGATGTCGTAATATTGGAATCTATCAGAAAATACTGTGGTGGCGGCATTGTTTAGCCCACTTCCTCCGAACGTATATATTTTTCCGTTATGGATGGCAGAACCTGCATTTCCTGTGTAGGCATGATTAACAGCTCCCTTCGTTTTCTTATGAGTTTCAAGGTCTATAATTTCAAGATTGCTGTTTCCCCAACCGTTAAAAATATAAATTTTGTTACCGTAAGTCTCCGAATTGGCGAATCTTTTAGGAACCAAAGTAGAATTGATTACACTCCAACGGTTATTTTTAATACTGTATTTCTCAATAATAGTGGCATTACCATCCGTATCTTTATACCCATTGCTCACATAAATGTTATCATCAACAATGGTACTGCTTATCGCTCCTCTTCTCATCGACATATCCGAAAGATGTTTAAAATTTAGGGTTTGTGCATTCGCAAAGAATAAGCCGAAAATTGAAAATAGTAATAATTTTGTTTTCAATGACGTCGAGGTTTGGTTTAATTGATTTTCTGTGTAGAAAAATATGATTTAAATATAGGGAAAAGTCACGGATTATAAATCTGCGATATCGAAGACATTAAAATAATATAATCTATTCAATAACACCATTTCCTGAGATAATTCCTTCTTCCATCGTATCTACAATTTCGGATACTGAGATTGAAAATACTCCGGCAATTCCTTGATCAAATTCTTTTTTCCAGTACTCGTAGCCGTCAATGTTTTTTTGAAGTTTAACTTTTTCGTTTACTAATTCAGTAACACTTTGATCTAATGCCTCCTCAGTAATTGGAATGTGTGTGAATTCCTTTGCAAAACCTTTCTCTACATTAGGGTTTCCCACCTTCAATCCACTAATTGAGATATGAATAACCTTTCCATGTTTTGGATATTCTTCTATTTTTAATATTTTCAAAGTAGAGTTTTCTTCTCCTTTGCGAGTTTTATAATTCCACTCTTGACCGACTTTGTATTTCATGGTTTTTGGGTTTTTGCAATTGGTTAGGAAGAGAGATAAAATTAAGGTTGAAAGAATTTGTTTGGTCATAAGATGAAATTTGTTTTTAACACTGCCTTAAAGTCAGGAGACTTAGAGGAGCGGGGAAATATTTATCAACTTTTAAAAAACTCATTTTTTAAATTCATAACTTAATTTTTTTTTCTTTTGATTATTTTACCTTCTTTATTAGAACGATGATATAAAAAAACACCTATTGAAAACAAAATAAATACAGTTATAATAGAATCTTCAATTCCAATTCCTCCGCCTGTAAACAAAACTGGACCTTCAAATTTGGAATGAATAATTTTGCCCATATCATCTAGTCCTGTAAGGTTTGAACCATAAAAAGGTTGTGCAAAATTCCAACCTAAATGAAAGAAAAAAGGCAGCCATACTCTTTTAGTATATACAAAAAGCATTGACATTGTAAATCCCCAACACAGTGATACAAAAAAGCTAAACAAAGTTGTGTTCGGATTAAAAATATGGTAAGTTTCAATTACCATTATTATTAGAATTGCAATGTTAGTTCCTAACCAGTTTTCTAATTCGCGTAATATTAAAGCTCTTGTAAAAAGATCTTCAATTAGAGCTGCAACAACCAGTGTCATGAATAATTCAAGGGAATAATCATCTGTAAGTATGTTAATAATATGATAATATCCCAACAGATATAATATAAAAATAGATAATGAAATTGCAGAAAATCCAATTACAAATCCACCAAACATTTCTTTAGGTAAGTATTTTATTGAAAGTTCTTTAATTTCTCGTTTTTCATACCAGCGAAATAAAAAATAGTAACTTGAAAGTAACACCAAAAAAGAAACCAGATGGATTAAAGGGTCGGCAATGTTTTTGTCTTCGATTATACTATAAAATAGTGGTTTCGATACAAAATTTTGTATTCCTACAAAAAGAGAAAAGCAAACAGTTATTCCCAAAATTATTTTTGTAATTGGGAAATACAAAATTTTTTTGATTGATTGATTCATGATTGATTTGACGAAAAGAATGGGAAATTGTTACAAGAAAAATAGATTTAAATTTTCTGTTTTTTTTTAAGCTGATCGCTAACTTGTATATATGCGAAACAAACTATCACATATCCATCCAAAATTAAGTAGGTGGGCGAAAGTTTGTTTTGTTTGATGTATTTCAAAGATATTAAATTAAATCATCAAAAATATTTTTTGCTGTACATTCTAATTTCAAAAAAAACCGCTCAGAAAAATCTGAACGGTTTATATATATTTGCCTCGGTCGCCGACCGTTACATCATTCCTGGCATTCCACCTCCCATTGGCATCGCTGGTTCTGCGCTTTTCACTTCAGTGATCACACATTCAGTTGTCAATAGCATTCCAGAAACAGAAGCTGCATTTTCAAGGGCAACTCTTGTTACTTTTGTAGGGTCGATGATACCTGCTTCAAGCATGTTTACATACTCGTCAGTTTTAGCGTTGTAACCGAAGTCTCCGCTGCCTTCAGCAACTTTAGCTACGATTACAGAACCTTCACCTCCTGCGTTAGCAACGATTTGTCTCAATGGTTCTTCGATTGCTCTTTTTACAATTTTGATCCCTGTAGTTTCGTCAGCATTGATCCCTTGAAGATCTTTTAAAGCAGAGATCGCTCTTACAAAAGCAACACCACCACCCGCAACGATACCTTCTTCAACTGCTGCTCTTGTAGCGTGAAGTGCATCATCAACTCTGTCTTTTTTCTCTTTCATTTCAACTTCAGAAGCTGCACCTACGTAAAGTACGGCAACACCACCAGCTAATTTAGCCAATCTCTCCTGTAGTTTTTCTCTGTCGTAGTCAGAAGTAGTCGTTTCCATCTGAGCTTTGATCTGAGCAACTCTTCCTTTGATCTTGCTTTCTTCACCACCACCGTTTACAACTGTTGTGTTGTCTTTGTCGATAGATACTTTCTCAGCAGTTCCCAACATATCAATGGTAATGTTTTCCATTGTGAAACCTTGCTCTTCAGAGATCACTGTTCCTCCTGTAAGGATCGCGATATCTTCTAACATTGCTTTTCTTCTGTCACCAAATCCTGGAGCTTTTACAGCAGCAATTTTAAGAGAACCTCTCAATTTGTTTACCACTAAAGTTGCCAAAGCTTCACCTTCAACTTCTTCAGAAACAATTAATAAAGATTTACCTCCTTGAGCGATCGGCTCAAGAACCGGAAGCAATTCTTTCATTGAAGAGATCTTTTTCTCCACTAAAAGGATGTAAGGATTTTCTAGTTCAACCAACATTTTCTCAGGGTTGGTCACGAAATATGGCGACTGGTAACCTCTGTCGAACTGCATACCTTCTACAACGTCAACTGTTGTATCGATACCTTTAGCTTCTTCTACTGTGATAACTCCTTCTTTACCAACTTTTCCGAAAGCTTCAGCGATCAATGCACCGATTGTTTCGTCGTTGTTAGCAGAAACTGAAGCAACTTGCTTCACCATTTCTGTAGAATCACCAACTGTTTTAGATTGAGATTTTAGGTTTTCAACAACTGCAGTTACTGCTTTGTCGATTCCTCTTTTCAAATCCATTGGGTTTGCACCTGCAGCTACGTTCTTAAGACCTTCTCTTACGATAGCTTGTGCCAAAACAGTAGCGGTAGTAGTACCGTCTCCTGCGATATCATTGGTTTTGGAAGCAACTTCTTTTACCATTTGCGCTCCCATATTTTCTACTCTGTCTTCAAGTTCGATTTCTTTTGCTACAGAAACACCGTCTTTAGTAACGTGAGGTGCACCGAAAGATTTTTCGATTACTACGTTTCTACCTTTTGGTCCTAAAGTTACTTTTACTGCATTAGCCAATGCATCAACCCCTCTTTTTAGAGCGTCTCTTGACTCGATATCGAATTTTATTTCTTTTGCCATGTTGTTTAGATATTAGATGTTAGACGTCAGATGTTAGACGCCAAGCATTATTTTAAATTAGTTTTTGTTCAGTTTAAATCTGAAATCTGATGTCTTTTATCTGGAATCTTATCCGATAATTCCTAATAGATCAGCTTCCTTAACGATTAAGAAATCTTTTCCGTCTAATTTTAATTCAGAACCTGAATATTTTCCATAAAGAACTTTGTCACCTACTTGTACAGTTGTAGGCTCATCTTTTTTACCAGGACCTACTGCTACTACAGTACCTTCTTGAGGTTTCTCTTTTGCGGTGTCTGGAATAATAATACCTGAAGCTGTTTTAGTTTCTGCAGCGATCGGCTCGATCAAAACTCTGTCTGCTAATGGTTTAAAGTTTACTGACATAATATATTTTATTTTTTAATTATTTCTGTGTTGTAATTGTCTAATTGTATGCCAAGAGGAGGTTTTTAAAATTTTGGCAGACTTTTGAGACGGATTGTGAAATTTTGGCAGAAAAAAAGTTCATTGGTTACAATGAACTTTAGTAAGTCTTTATTTACAAGATTGATCATAATCTTGTAATAGCTTCTTGTACATATTTGTATACAGTTCTGTTTTGTATTTCATATTTATTCTTGAGGCTTCTGCTCCTTTTTTTCCTTTAATCTGAGCTTTTCTTTCAATGTCAGATTCTTTTTTGTTTTCTTTAAAAGTTTTGTTAGAAAAATATTCATTCTTTCTGGCTTCATCTACTTTTTTCAGGAACTCGGGGCAGTCTGCCCCCACAATTTCGTAGGCTTTGTAGAACTTTTTGTAAAGTTTCTTCATATTAAACAAATCCACAGGACTCAAAGAGCTGTAATCTACTGGAGCTATTGCAACGGTTTCGTTGGGTTTGCTTATGTAAATCATCACATATATCAATTGGCAGTTATCTTCGTTCCCATTAAATCCTGCTGCATTATTGCTTCCAAAATCAGCCTTACAAACCATACTTCTGTAGCCATAAAGATTAATTTCTCCTTTTTCCATCAAAGGTAACATCAAAACTCTTCCTTCGGATTCCAGTTCTAGATTGTTATCTATTTCTTTAACAATTCGTTTGTCGAGCTGAAATTTTTCCTGAGTATCTTCATTGGTATAAATCAAACTTTTAATATCCGAAACAGGAATAAGCTGTACGGCTGTATCACTTTTTGAAGATTTAAATTTTACCTCTTTTCTATGCAGATTGGCGCTTTTTTCAGAACTTTTACCAATATATGAGAAAGTTGCAACATCAGGAAGCATAAAATCTTGTGCAAATCCGATTTTTGTTGACCCGTCTTCCATAAGAATTTCTATGGGTAAAAAATCTCTTTTTCCAGTATAAAACTGTAAAGATTGCGCAAAATAAAATTGTGCTGATGCGATAAGCAACAGAAGAATATTGAGCTTTTTCATATAAAATGATTAGTTTTTATTTTTAAATATTGAAATCTGAATTTTTAAAAATAGTAAGGTTTAATTTTTCTTTCCTGCAGCCTGCATCGGATTGACCTTTCCATTGGCGCCTCCTCTCACAGTTCCATTTTGTTTTTCCTTGAAAACATGGAATTTTGAAGTTTCAGAAGAACTGCCGTCATTGCTCCAGAAATTGTTTGAAGTATCAATATCTGCAGTTTCTCTCATTGGATCTAGCTGAATTGATTTTAATTTTTTGTCAAAATAAAAGGTCTTCGAAATTTTCTTTTCATTGTGTCTCCAGATTTGAGCCGACGATTTATCTCTTAATTTTGAACCGTCTTCAAAGGTAAATTCAAGAATAACCGGCATTACCAAACCTCCTTTATTTACAAAGTCAATTTGATAAGCATTGATGTTTTTAAGCTTTTCCTGTTCTTTTTTGTCTAAAGCGATATTTCCTTCTGTTTTTAAAGTGTATTCTTTATTGGTATCTACTTTTTCCTGACCACGGTCATAGCGATAATAAAAATCCTGAAGGTCTTTGTCTTTTTCCACTTCAAAATTAATGGTCATATCTTCTCTGTTTCGGATCTTTGAAATATCTTCAAAAGGATTTTGTAGTGGTTCTTCTACTTTATATTTTCCTTCAACAGATTCTGAAATTGTATTAAAATCCGGACTTGCTATGGTTACTTTATCGATCGCAATATCTACAGGATCTGTTCCGTAAAACCAACCTCTCCAGAACCAATCTAAGTCTTCACCGCTTGCATCTTCCATTGTTCTGAAAAAATCTGCAGGTTCAGGATGTTTGAAAGCCCATCTTTTAGAATAAGTTTTAAAAGCTTTGTCGAAAAGCTCTCTTCCCATAATGGTTTCACGAAGAATATTCAATCCTGTCGCAGGTTTTGAATAGGCATTCGGACCAAACTGAATAATATTTTCAGAATTACTCATAATTGGTTCAAGCTGATCTTTCGGAAGCTTCATGTAATCAACAATCGTCCAAGCCGGACCACGTTTTGAAGGGAATTTATTGTCCCATTTTTCTTCCGTTAAATATTCTGTGAAAGTATTTAAACCTTCATCCATCCAGCTCCATTGTCTTTCGTCTGAATTGATGATCATCGGGAAAAAGTTATGCCCCACTTCATGAATAATTACACCAATCATTCCATTTTTAGTGCCTTCAGAATAAGTTCCGTCTTTTTCGGTTCTTCCAAAGTTGAAACAGATCATCGGATATTCCATACCGTTCGAAGCTTCCACAGATTGAGCAACCGGATAAGGATACGGAATTGTAAATTCTGAATACGTTTTAATCGTATGAGCAACAGCTTTTGTTGAATATTTTCTGTACAGACCATAAGCTTCTTTAGGGTAGAAACTCATCGCCATTACTTTATTGTTGTTTTCAGGAATGGTAACGCCCATGGCATCCCAAATAAATTTTCTTGAAGAAGTCCAGGCAAAATCTCTTACATCCTTTGCTTCAAAAAACCAAGTTTTTCTTTGTTTTGAATGATTTTTCTCTGCTTTTTTAGCTTCATCCAAAGTCACAATTTCTACAGGTTCGTTTGAAGTCTGAGACTTTTTATATCTTGATAATTGTTCTGATGAAAGAACTTGTTCGTAATTTTTACACTCCCCGGTTCCACCAATAATATGATCGGCAGGAACGTTCATCGAAACTTTATAATTTCCAAAAACTAAAGCAAATTCACCTCTTCCTGTGAACTGATGATTTTGCCATCCGTGAAAATCACTATAAACGCACATTCTCGGGAACCATTGGGTAATGGTGTACAGATCATTTCCGTCTTCTGCGAAATTTTCGTAACCGCCACGACCACCCATTTTTATTCTGTTCGGAATATTATAATTCCAATCAATTTTAAAAATGAATTTTTCGCCTTTTTTCAAAACTTTAGGCAAATCAATACGCATCATGGTTTTGTTGACGGTATATTTCAACGGATTTCCTGAAATATCAGTTACTTTTTCCAAATTTACGCCAAGACCGTTATCTTTTGCGGGAAGATCAGTCGTCTTTAATTGCTGGTCATTTAAAGATTTTGGAAGGGTAGAAGAGAACTGATAATCAGCTTTATTTAATGTTGACTGTTGGTTTTCATCTAGCTGAAGCCAAATATAATCTAGATCGTCGGGCGAATTATTATGATAAGTAACCGTTTCAGAACCTTTCAGATTTCTTTTATCTTCATCAAGATATGCGGTGATGTCGTAATCTGCCCTGTTTTGCCAATAAGCCTGTCCTGGAGCTCCGGAAGCTGTTCTGTAAACGTTTGGTGTAGGAAGAATGGTTCCCAACTGTTCAAACCTGTTTCCGTGATTGCTTCCCGGATTATTTTGAATATTCTGAGCAAAAGCGCCGGTATAAAATAGAACTGAAAGTGCAGCAACTTTAAATTTCATAGCTAATATTTTTAATTGTTTTCAGGAAAAGCTAACCACCAGTCTTCCATTGATTTTATAATAGGCAAAAAGGCAATCCCTTTTTCTGTTAATTTGTATTCTACTCTCGGAGGAATTTCAGCATAAGCAATTCTCAAAATAAGACCGTCGTTTTCCAATTCCTTTAAAATCGTGGTTAATGTTCCCTGTGCTAAATTATCTAATTCCCGCTTCAGAACTCCGAATCTTTTTGGACACTCATTAGCGATAATTTTTATCAGAGAAATCTTCCATTTTCCATTAATCATCTTCAAAGCGTGTTCTGCGTAGCAATTATTTGCCAGAAAAAGAAAATTTTCTGTACAGCTAACGTTTTCATTATCAGAATTAGTATTAAAATTCATACTGAGTATGTTTTTCTTACCTACTTGACAGCAGGATTTGAGGTTCTTACTTTTGATGCCGTAAAGTTAAAATATTATCAATAAAAATGAGAAATTTTCAAGAGTTTAACAAATGGCTGAGTTTAATTGTCATTTCGATGTCGATTTTTTTATGTGTTTTGGATCTTTTCATTGTTAATATTGCAATACCATCTATTAAAAATTCTATTAACGCAAGTACCTCCGAAACGCAGTTTATAATCGTTTTTTATATTATCGGCTACGGTGCTTTTCTGATTACGGGAAGTAAAATAGGGAACAAATATGGGCATAAGAAAACTTTTATCGTTTCCATGTTCAGCTTTATGTTGTTCTCATTTTTTTGTGGAAGTTCTACTTCTGCAACAGCATTGAATGTAAGTCGGCTTTTCCAGGGGATCTCGGCTTCTTTTATGATTCCACAAGGTGTTGCTTTAATTTCCAATGTTTTTACAATTGAAGAAGAAAGGGTGAAAGCTCTTGGAATTTACGGTGCGATTGCAGGAATAGCCTCGGTCATAGGGCAGGTTTTAGGTGGAATACTCCCTGATCTTCATTTTAGTTTTGATGCATGGCGACTTGTTTTCTTTATCAATATTCCGATTGCGATTTTGGTCATTATTTTAGCGAATAAATATTTGAAAGAAGTTGAGATTAACCGAAAAGAATCTATCCAGATCTTTCCACAAATAATATTGATTATTCTCCTGATTGTTTTGATGTATGAAATTGTAATCGGTGGAGAAGAAGGGTTGAGTACAAGCAATATTCTGTTACTGCTTTCATCTTTAGCAGGTTTGATTATTTTTATTTTAAATCAAAAAAATAAATTTAAAAAGGGAAAAGAAGTTTTGATCAACATGAAACCTTTTTTATATCCGAGTTTTAAAATAGCGCTTTTTGCAGCGGT is a genomic window of Chryseobacterium scophthalmum containing:
- a CDS encoding M1 family metallopeptidase, giving the protein MKFKVAALSVLFYTGAFAQNIQNNPGSNHGNRFEQLGTILPTPNVYRTASGAPGQAYWQNRADYDITAYLDEDKRNLKGSETVTYHNNSPDDLDYIWLQLDENQQSTLNKADYQFSSTLPKSLNDQQLKTTDLPAKDNGLGVNLEKVTDISGNPLKYTVNKTMMRIDLPKVLKKGEKFIFKIDWNYNIPNRIKMGGRGGYENFAEDGNDLYTITQWFPRMCVYSDFHGWQNHQFTGRGEFALVFGNYKVSMNVPADHIIGGTGECKNYEQVLSSEQLSRYKKSQTSNEPVEIVTLDEAKKAEKNHSKQRKTWFFEAKDVRDFAWTSSRKFIWDAMGVTIPENNNKVMAMSFYPKEAYGLYRKYSTKAVAHTIKTYSEFTIPYPYPVAQSVEASNGMEYPMICFNFGRTEKDGTYSEGTKNGMIGVIIHEVGHNFFPMIINSDERQWSWMDEGLNTFTEYLTEEKWDNKFPSKRGPAWTIVDYMKLPKDQLEPIMSNSENIIQFGPNAYSKPATGLNILRETIMGRELFDKAFKTYSKRWAFKHPEPADFFRTMEDASGEDLDWFWRGWFYGTDPVDIAIDKVTIASPDFNTISESVEGKYKVEEPLQNPFEDISKIRNREDMTINFEVEKDKDLQDFYYRYDRGQEKVDTNKEYTLKTEGNIALDKKEQEKLKNINAYQIDFVNKGGLVMPVILEFTFEDGSKLRDKSSAQIWRHNEKKISKTFYFDKKLKSIQLDPMRETADIDTSNNFWSNDGSSSETSKFHVFKEKQNGTVRGGANGKVNPMQAAGKKN
- a CDS encoding Kelch repeat-containing protein translates to MKTKLLLFSIFGLFFANAQTLNFKHLSDMSMRRGAISSTIVDDNIYVSNGYKDTDGNATIIEKYSIKNNRWSVINSTLVPKRFANSETYGNKIYIFNGWGNSNLEIIDLETHKKTKGAVNHAYTGNAGSAIHNGKIYTFGGSGLNNAATTVFSDRFQYYDIASDTWHPLPNMPTAREARGKIVNDKLYVIGGFNGTSSRLVNVYDLNKNLWTEQHTMPAAISGHSLAVSGNKIFIAGGYNNQNFLAYFDTETNKLHKLSSNMIPRRHAAAEIYNNKLYIMGGSTTSSTKSAIKSIQVADISEEALSAK
- a CDS encoding co-chaperone GroES; translation: MSVNFKPLADRVLIEPIAAETKTASGIIIPDTAKEKPQEGTVVAVGPGKKDEPTTVQVGDKVLYGKYSGSELKLDGKDFLIVKEADLLGIIG
- a CDS encoding CPBP family intramembrane glutamic endopeptidase; this translates as MNQSIKKILYFPITKIILGITVCFSLFVGIQNFVSKPLFYSIIEDKNIADPLIHLVSFLVLLSSYYFLFRWYEKREIKELSIKYLPKEMFGGFVIGFSAISLSIFILYLLGYYHIINILTDDYSLELFMTLVVAALIEDLFTRALILRELENWLGTNIAILIIMVIETYHIFNPNTTLFSFFVSLCWGFTMSMLFVYTKRVWLPFFFHLGWNFAQPFYGSNLTGLDDMGKIIHSKFEGPVLFTGGGIGIEDSIITVFILFSIGVFLYHRSNKEGKIIKRKKN
- the groL gene encoding chaperonin GroEL (60 kDa chaperone family; promotes refolding of misfolded polypeptides especially under stressful conditions; forms two stacked rings of heptamers to form a barrel-shaped 14mer; ends can be capped by GroES; misfolded proteins enter the barrel where they are refolded when GroES binds), with protein sequence MAKEIKFDIESRDALKRGVDALANAVKVTLGPKGRNVVIEKSFGAPHVTKDGVSVAKEIELEDRVENMGAQMVKEVASKTNDIAGDGTTTATVLAQAIVREGLKNVAAGANPMDLKRGIDKAVTAVVENLKSQSKTVGDSTEMVKQVASVSANNDETIGALIAEAFGKVGKEGVITVEEAKGIDTTVDVVEGMQFDRGYQSPYFVTNPEKMLVELENPYILLVEKKISSMKELLPVLEPIAQGGKSLLIVSEEVEGEALATLVVNKLRGSLKIAAVKAPGFGDRRKAMLEDIAILTGGTVISEEQGFTMENITIDMLGTAEKVSIDKDNTTVVNGGGEESKIKGRVAQIKAQMETTTSDYDREKLQERLAKLAGGVAVLYVGAASEVEMKEKKDRVDDALHATRAAVEEGIVAGGGVAFVRAISALKDLQGINADETTGIKIVKRAIEEPLRQIVANAGGEGSVIVAKVAEGSGDFGYNAKTDEYVNMLEAGIIDPTKVTRVALENAASVSGMLLTTECVITEVKSAEPAMPMGGGMPGMM
- a CDS encoding MFS transporter, with the translated sequence MRNFQEFNKWLSLIVISMSIFLCVLDLFIVNIAIPSIKNSINASTSETQFIIVFYIIGYGAFLITGSKIGNKYGHKKTFIVSMFSFMLFSFFCGSSTSATALNVSRLFQGISASFMIPQGVALISNVFTIEEERVKALGIYGAIAGIASVIGQVLGGILPDLHFSFDAWRLVFFINIPIAILVIILANKYLKEVEINRKESIQIFPQIILIILLIVLMYEIVIGGEEGLSTSNILLLLSSLAGLIIFILNQKNKFKKGKEVLINMKPFLYPSFKIALFAAVTYYLVQDSYFFMNANFFEEHHHLSSTKTGLLFACQGIGYVLASLLSVRFLNKYQEKFIVFGLLIMILGLIGHIYAINTSVISLPIISIVLFFYGIGCGIVLPSMFTNAMRKLPVSITSLASGVYLTIQQISIGFGVSLVGRVYFSFEDGYFMATLVMIVLLLVTISIFLISGFRLKRNSF
- a CDS encoding winged helix-turn-helix transcriptional regulator, producing the protein MNFNTNSDNENVSCTENFLFLANNCYAEHALKMINGKWKISLIKIIANECPKRFGVLKRELDNLAQGTLTTILKELENDGLILRIAYAEIPPRVEYKLTEKGIAFLPIIKSMEDWWLAFPENN